TAATTGGTAGAATCTGATATTGACTAAGCATTAAGCATTTCTCATTACATGATTCCATGTgataacatttttttaattaggaGATATCCATTTACTCGTTTTATATGACTTTTAATTATGATATGCTCATATACTTGCAGAATTTTTAGGggtacaaaaaaaaatggaacatgATGATGAAATATCAGATATTACTGTTAATGGATTTTTGGTAGataatattatataatataGGGAATTAGGTGAGTTTTCCCTTAAAGCACTTTTGATATGACAAAGGATATGAAGTAATATTGcatttaattgtgtattttgttttgtaagtGAGGAGTTCATGGCTTTTCTGGAGAACGATTTCTTgaaagacgaagaagaaaaacGATGGCCAAGAAAAGAATAGCCAGTTGTCGGAGACTTTATGCGTAGGGACGAGAGAGAAACGAAAAACACCTCCCCCAAATGCAAAAAAGGGATGTGTATTCTGTTGtacattttcatttcaaaataagGTATCCGTTACTATGTATACCACTATATCATATGAGCATCTACTCGGAATGAAAGGTCCAAATGTTCAAATTGTTGgcgtatgatgtcttgtattccgtcgcagtttaatccagggagtactagtgcagcacctagacaggcaggacggcggtcccactagccgattagcgggccgtgggggttgcaaagggggcaggaggcccccttgcatagcagggggtgtaggggggctcaaccccccactcgaattttttatttgagggcaattgtgtacttttcggattagggttttttcgttatatatttgtagcgagggtttctttctcggtaatgcaagcaatactgagatgTGTGAGGAcaagcactgtaaccctattctccattgatagtaaagcaagatctcatctcaccggggacgtaggcaaccttgccgaacctcgtaaaatccgtgtgcattgtttattttgtttttccattatcttctgcatcgttttagggttgcgtttctacacaaaTGCCATTTAGAAGGATTGGATTACTCCCGACCACCAATACGCTTAGCTGAGGAGCCAACCAGAAAAAGATTCGACTATTTTTAGTTCATTTCTCAATAGACTCTTCTAaattatcaaatcaaataaaacttTTGCAGAAATTCTCACACAAGAACACTCAGGTTATCCACTCAAATTATTCCATGTAATTCATATGATTATTTTGTTAACACTGCTTAAACAAAGAAATCTAATTGAAGAAGTGCTGAAGCAGTTTGGAGAAAGAGGCATAGATATTAAAAGTTTTAGGTATAAAACCTACCTATGAATGAAACCTCAATCCATGGCAACGAATCATTACCAAGCATAAGCATACTACCAAACACACCAATTTCTTAATCGAAGATATCAAACaagcaaaacttcaacccatgCATCTTTCAATGAGGTGCTCAGTTTATTGTACAAAACTCAGGCCAACCACTGCAGAATTGACTGTCCTGGCACAATATGTGGCAAGCCATTTGATTTCACCAAAAGGATTTGAGTAAAAGACCACTAACCCATAAATACCAACATAAAGAAGCCATACAAGACTTAATAATCTAATCTAAATCTATACGACTAAAACTGAAGTTTatccaaatgaatgaattatACAATACAGAATATTCATCCTCCATGAAAACAGGGAAGCCATGtataatcaaataataataaaaaaaatatgcgTCTTCTAATGATAGATACAATGATTAAATGTGTTTATCTGTTGATAAATAGtgcttattttatatatttaaccTCCTCGGTCCCCTAGAGCACAACATAGTTAAGGAAGGAGACTTTCCAAATGAAACCACCATAACCACATTTACCCATTCAATTTAGAAGCTCAGAGAAGCAACAGCAACAATGGGGGCATTTCAGAGTTTTCAAGGGCAGTTAAGTTTTGGAATCAAGTAAAACTGAAGATAAATGCAAGCACCATTGCTCTAAAGTTTTGGCTTTTCTTTGGTGGTTTTCggcaaaaccctaaaatctcttGGGCAATGAAACTCTAAGGAAGCCACTATCCTTAATCTCAAGTTTATTCAACTAGATCTCATATCGTGAGATACTGTGAAGAGGTTCCACTCCAGAGCAAGAGGCCATTAACGAAAATGTATTTTCATACAGTTGGTCATGTGCATCTGTTTTTATACGTATTTTTTACTTGATAAAATAGAAATCCATATAGTTCCAAATCAACATATAAAATTTACCCTGTCACAATTTCTTTAttcatataatatatatatatatatatataaatttgttAAAATCCAACTGTCCAAAACATCTCCCTCAAAAGGTTCTTATATGGGATGTTCGACGAGAGAACCCCAAACCTGAAACaatatatgtaaaatatataattatcaAATATTGCAAGAAAATTAAACAGTTTATACAAACACATGATgatgattataattttttttttttcttttaagtttgaaaCTTTTACTTCCCTTCCAACAGGATAATTGATCGAGTTACTCATTGTGCACCTCATTGTGCATCTATATTCATAATTCTCTATTGAACCCGAAGGATATTATTACTCTTCCATTACAATGTTGTCGATTGTTGGTAGCTCCTGGTCAAAAAGTAATCCAATTTTCTATTGATTCAACCAAAATCCTTGGCCATCTGAAGCCAACAATTGTATTATCGTGCTTTTGTCTGTCCGATTAGGATTTGCGGATTTAGTGATTGAGATAGGTCAGATTTCTTGATTTGAGGCTCACaagatctttgattttttagatttttttacttctttttttgggtatcGATGGAAGAAATCCTTGTGATTTTGGTGATACAGCGAACAATCATCAATGATTGCCTCATTAGaacttttttcctctttaaaaagaaaaatggatggGAAGTTGGGGAGATGGTTAACGTCTTAATTATTCAGACATCAGTATTTGTTTCTTCGACATTACTTTCAAgtgagggtgtcaatttgggacTAGAACTAGGAACCATCTCAGAACCATTAGAGTCCCGCTAAAACCCAGTACTGGACCACCCATTAATAAACGAGATGGTAATAGGATCTGATTTTGGTACCAAATAATAAATGTGACGGGATAGTTCTAGGTCAAAAACAACAGtagcaacaacaaaaacaactatagccttatcccaactaaatggggttggctacatgaatccgatatggaaattagaaactaagaaaacccaaaagagaggttaaaatgaaaaaaaaaaaaaaaaatttgagataagagaagaaggtaAAGCAGTAGAGAAAGACGCATCATGGGAATATCCCCTATAAGTGGTTAGCAACACGGGTCCTTGTCcaccacaaaactctatccgaagtcatactaggatcgAGCCCTACCTTATGCATATCTTTCTGAACCACTTCATCAATAGTCATcttaggcctacccctacctTTTCTAGCTCTTTCCAAATGAATCTGATCATTCTTCCTTACTAGGGTATTCATAGGTTTCCGTTAACATGTCTATACCACCTCAACTAACTCTCACGGAGCTTGTCTTGGATTGGTGCAGccccaaaatcatttctaatACATTCATTCCTTACCCTATTTCTCCTAGTCTTACCACACaaccctctcaacattctcatctaaACTACACTTAGTTTATTCAAAGCACTCTTCTTGACTACCCTACACTCCACTCCATATGTCATAGTTGGTCGTAGAATTATACTGTAAAAATTTTCCTTGAGTTTATAGGCACTCTTTTGTCATATAGCACTCCCAATGTACCTCGTCAtttcatccaccccactttaaCCCAGTGGGTAACATCATCCTTTGTATATCCCTTTTTGTCAATGATGGACCCTAGGTATTTAAAACAGTCGCTTTGGCCTAGTTCCTGTTCCTCCAGTTTAACCAATCCCCCTCTTCTCTAGATTAACTGAAGAGGCACATCATTTATTCGGTCTTCATTCTCCTAtcctaaaaccttttgattccaagctATAGCTCCAGTTCACCATTAATCACATCCACAATTTCATCTATCAGAACAACATCATCAgcaaatagcatacaccatggaaccgagtcttggatgtgcctAGTTAGATCATCCATAATGAATGCAAACAAATACGAACTCAGAGCAactccctcatacatgtccttaataaTATATACATAATTAATCATACTCATTCTCTTCTCTAGGACTTGCTAAATTAGCTCTCTTGATACtttgtcataggctttttctaagtcaataaagaccatatggaggtcttTTTTGTGGGCTCTAAATACTTCGATAAGCCTCCTTAGGAGCTTATGTTGTGGATCTCCCTggaataaaatcaaattgattcTTCGATACCTTGATtcttaggtgggcttcaataaccttttcccaaattTTTATGATTGACTCATAAGTCTTATGCCATTGTAGTTGTTGAAGTTCTGGGCATCACCTTTATTCTTATAAATCGGAACCACAATACTTTTCCTCCACTCATCTGCCATAGTTTCagttaggggtgtaagtttagccctaAAGGTCCGAACCCGCCCTAAGCTCGAACCTTATCTAACCTAACTATAAGGGCCAACTCGGCCCAACGAGACCCAACCCTATGTGGGGTTGGGTCAGACCtgggttgaggcatagaaaacccaacccaaccctaacccgcctTGATTCTAACCCTGATTATTATTGTACTTTATAAAATGCAGGTGTCTTTCCTAGCCAATGGAGTTTCTTATTGTTGTCATTGAGTTTCTTGTGtaacaagaatatgatagaGAACAATATAGCCAAAAGAGAAAGCACAAAGACAAAGGAGAAACCCATCTCCACAGTCATGAAATAAGGAATGAGGAGAAGTGGAGGCTTGAAATACTTGAGATTCTTGGTCCTTATATATTGGAAATTAAGCACTATTGTAGGTCAAGATAAAATTCTAACAacaatgaatgattggattataTCTTAATGTGTTGACTTTTGATGGAGGAGATTAAAAAAATGGTCACATGGAAAAATAGGGGCACATGGAATCTCCAGggaagaatgataaaatatcacaTTCAGTATAGTTTAATGGAGgaattcattttagttttaattaaaaaaccgGGTTTCAATTTATACTAGGAATTGAAATCGGAATTGAATCTTACTTATtggaatgtgattccactaagaagaccaactagggttaaCCCGACCCAACtcagcccaaccctgagcctggtagggttgggcctgagcatgaacccgacagggttgggttgagttttgggacctagggttgggttaaggttttaagaaacccggcccaacccgactctgtttcacccctagtttcAGTTCTGGTACCAGTACTGAAATACCAATTAGGCACCAAATTAGGGCCATGAACCCGGCaggattgggttgagttttgggacctagggttgggttaaggttttaagaaacccggcccaacctgaCCTTGTTTCAACCCTAGTTTCAGTTCTGGGACCAGAACTGAAATACTAGTTAGGTACCAGATGGAATTGGAACCACCAGTACCATTGCAAAAGATATATTTCTATTCTTAGAGGTTTCAGCTGATGGACCTTTAGTTCTATTAATATAAACTTATATGATGATAACATGGATTATTTATTTGGTtatcattaattttttcttgtttattttttagaagCTTTGAAGAAGTAAAACTGTGAATCGGTCATgcttttgtattttaatttgttttttttgttaagtAAGGCACCTTAAATCTCTTGATGATGAAAAATCCACAACTTTTCCATTCGCTTGTAACCATTTAAAAACCGACACCATCACATCCCATTAATAAACAGGATTGGGATCTAAGCTTAGTCCCATTAACTAGACAGGACGGTAATGAGATTAGCACCTTTGATACCAATACAGACCCATCCCAAATACCAAAAATAATCTCAATTGACACCTTAACTTTAAAGCTAACTAATACACTTGTAAGAGGCATCCTACATCAGGCTACAACtgataaaaggaaaattttcttgtaaaatATGATTTCCCACTGCTAGTTCACATAAGTTTTTActcaggtatttttttttttttttttttttgggggatctATAGTTCTACACATTGTTGCATGTTTTGACATCTCCTACACCACTGTTGCATGTTTTGACATCTCCTACACCAAACCAATAGATGAGAGAGAATGCCTCACGATACTTATACAAAGAGGTCCACATAATCAGCAAGTAGAGAGAATCAGGGAAGAGTTTGAGAGGGCATGTACTACCAGCCATGGATTTAGTGGTCGGTACGGTATTGGGATTGGCTTTTGTACTTGCCTTTTCTAACATGTAcaatatttttacttttttatcctgaaatgatacagaacACTGAATTGGTCAGGCATTGATCTTAACTGATACCAATTCAATATAACCgatacaataccgatacttgaaaccctaCCAGCATTTTATACATCATTTTTTGATGTTTGTAACAAAATAAACATGTCCTAAATAATAAATATCCATAATTCAACTCTGCCCTTGAGGAAGTCGAGCCTCCTATTTCTTATCCACAAAAGAAGCCATACCCATTAATTGAATCACTAGTATCAAATCAATCCCTGATACTATCTGTTGCTTACTTGTTTTGCTGATCATAAGAAGCTCAAGTGATGGTTTTCGGgaaggaaaataagaagaataagaaaaaagtgATTATTTAAGATTATCACGGTCCATTGTTCCCCATCCCCCACTTTCCTCACTGGccaatagaaaaatcaaatatggCCGAAGAAAACGAGAGATTCATAAAATAAGATTCAAATCCAAAGTGGAGAGGGGCCGAGGGGAAGCAAAGCAAAGGGAAGGGTGCCTCTCTATTAATACATACAGAATGAAAAATTAAACCATACCATTGGTAAGAGAGACAAAAAGGGACCGAACAAGGTCTTGAATTAGAAAGGATCAAAAACCTTAATACAGAGATGCCAATAAAATTTGTTAAACTAAACATCTTCCCCCAGGGCCAACATATTGATTCCATTGGTTTTGACACCTCTACTTCTCTAATCCAAAGAGGATACATGACAAGCCTCATACCAACTCAAACACAAGCCTGTAATTGTTCACTGTTGAAAGAAGATGGCTCATATCCAGAGTTGACAGAAAATCACTCCACCCCCAGTTTCAGGCTCAGGTATCCAAGGCCAAAAGTATATTGTTCCTAGGACCCTGAGACCGCAGAAGTGAACCAAAAAAGATTTTTGTCAAACGTAATGGAAAACCAATATGTCACTAGGGTAGGAACCCTCAATTTTGGTGACAAACTCAGGACAGACAACCTGCATTAATATAATGAATTTACTCCTTTACAAGCAGAAAAAAGATAGTTAAATGAGCTCATAAAAAATGGAACTCAAAGAATACAACCTAAACCTTGGATAAAAATAGTAAATATTCCCAGGAAATTAAACTTTTTCTGGGTGTGAAGATGCAAGAGATACAAATGTTTACCTCTTAAGatgatcaacaacaacaacaacaaagccttatcccaacttaatgaggttgactacatggatccaaaaaaagggcaaaaaaaaggaaaagtaaaagtgGAAGGATACAACCGATCTTGAAgcaggaaaagaaaagggtaCCTATTAAGATCATTCTGGGTATTTTCAAAACCACAAAACATGCCACCCAATCTTAAAGCAGGGATAATTAAATAAGAGCTGCCACCCAATCTTAAGGCAGGGATAATTAAAAGAGAGAAAGCAGAACTAATTGAGCTCTGTCAAACCACATTTCTGAAGCAGCAGCACTGAAATCTCCACCAAAAATTCAACTTTGATCCTTGAAAACCAAGAAGAACCCACAAAAATCCCCTCGGGGTTAATTCACACTACAGAGCCAATTGGCCACCAGCAACAGAGCCACTGGCAGTGGGAATAACTCAATATAATACTGAACAGTAAAGGAAACATCATTGAAAAAGAATATAGAACAAGAACACAGGAATCAACAGCAAATGCTACATTTACTGTTTCAGTATGCTGCACAGTAAAAAATCAACTACTGAACAGGTGAACAAGGGTACCAATGAAACATACCAAGATCTGTATGTTTTCTTATGACTGTGTTAAAGTGTTGGTTGTAAGAACAACGAATGGATGTTTTTCtgagaaaaacaaaatatatattcaAGGATGCAGGCAAGTGAAATCTGTTTGCAACTTTGTCAAAAATATTCCAAAACAAATTGCACATGTTCCAGCGGttctaaacccaaaattctCATCTCCCAACATGGAAATCAACATCCCTACAATTGAAATCCCGGACcagaacaaaagcaaaacacaaaGTAATATATCACTATAATTAACGGTAGCGACGGAGGGAGAGGGTGTTGTTCCTCTTCCAGGTTGCCCTTCGGGATGGGCGTGCCTTGTGATGCAAGTGTCCCTTTCCATTGAGACCCCTGTACTTCTTTCCAGCAGAAGTGAGCCCACGAAGCTCCCTGTGCTTGTGGACCGGCTTGCATATCCAGTTGATTCTTGGGTCATTGCGGATTGCATTGTGAGCAGAATCCACAAGGATTACCTCATAATATTTGTAAGTTGAATCCTACATAAAAGAATGAGCAGTCTATTACAAACTACAAGTTCTAACTTATGGAAAGCTGGACTTAATAACAAAGCATCAGATAAAATTATCCTTGGATAAGCGAAAGATTCATATGATTTTATAAATACCTCATTAATCCAGTAGGAGTTGAGGACCTTCAACCCACCCAATTTCCGACCAGCACGTTCCTCTGCAACTGACCTCTTGTTTCGCTGAAACTTCAACTGGGTAATACCCTGGTTTGTTGGCTTGCCATACACAATACCCTTAGGGACAGGCCTCTTGCGACCTCCACGTCTAACACGGACACGATAAACGACATACCCCTGAAACAAGGATTACCATAACCATTAGACACTGTCAACACAAACAATGGAAGGAGGATCTGAAACCAAGAGCAGAGTAACAGCTCTACTTGCAAGAAGGGCGTGTCGGAACACAAGAAAAACGAGAAGGTGAAAAGTTGAGgtggggaaagaaaaagatgcCTCGGTTAAACTGGAATAATAAGACAAACTGAAAGCATAAAATCACTCACAATTTTGGAATCTCACACAAAGTAGTTTGGAAGTTGAAGTGCTAATTTGCATCAGACACAAGAGAAAGTTTTACCTTCTTCCAAATATCAAGGGTAGATGTGGTCATAATTTTACTAGATAAGTTCACATGCAACACCAGAGTCTGATGGAAATCAAATCGATGATACAATTCTAATTCAAatgttctctttttccctttgaggtggaagggggaggggggggggNNNNNNNNNNNNNNNNNNNNgggggggggggttgaaccAAATTGTTGGGCTGACCCATGATACCCATATCCACACCTTGAAATAGATGGAGTATAACTACATATATTGTattaattaaaaggaaaaacggTTTCTATGGGAAGTGTGGCTCCTACGGCCAGACTCAAGGGGGTGCAAAATGACCAATCgcccccatgaaatggaaaatgatgcATGTAGATGCTTCCTCATGCACTCCCATTAGTCATTGTCCACGCGCAAGAACCGCACTCCCACACAAGAGGCACTTTtccttaatttaaaaaaaaaatatatatatatatatatattaaataaataaatagtataTAGCATGCACAAAATGAACTACAAATGTTTATAATTTTCTGCTCATATCCTATTTTTGTCTCAGGCCTACTGACAAATTGGTATTGGTAGTATTGTTACATAATCTAGCCTCCATGAGGATGAACAAACATTTACACATTAGGAACTCTTGACATTGATGTTCtaagttattttaattaatgagtttttcttcctccatcaaaaaaaaaaaaaaaaaaaaaaactacaaatgCACAAAATGAAAGAGCTTCCAACATGAAGCTTAGATgcaagagaaataaataaaaaagttagCTCAGAATCACAATTCAGCATCAACAAGTACAAGAGGGTGGGGGAAGTACGTAATAGGTGAAGAGGCTATTTACCTGCTTTGCCTTGAAACCCAATCTCCGAGCCTTGTCAGGGCGCGTGGGTCGGGTGACCCGGACGATCGACGGGAGCTGCCTGTACTCCCAGCATCTAACCCTCTGCAAAAACCTCATGACATCCGATTGCTTCTTCCTCCATAGCTCAGAAACGTACTTGTAAGCCCCTAATATATCACCAATAAAAACAAAAGTATCATCTATCAAAACATTGatgatttccatttttttttttcttttacctttttggtGGAAGACGATTTCCATTTTTCACAACTAAACAAAACAAACCTCAAATATGAAAATCAAAGACCCAATGTCAGATCCTAATACGAAATGGGCCAAAGAATTACAACAATAACTCATAATAAGAAATCCGACCACAACTATACATGCTAAAGGCGACGTAGAATAATAATTAGacaattaagaagaagaaaaagctcCATTCCACTTTCAAGTTACACTCAGTACCCTAAGCTGAAATTTTTCCCTAGTGTTTTCATCCATAAATCGAAAATAACGAAAACTCAATACCTTAGCAGCCGAAATTGTATTATAGATTTAATAAAAGAGACCTTGAATTTAGAAGAACATAGAACGAAATAGAGAGATTTGGCTTACCCATTGTGGATCCAAGCTTGCGCAGTCGCTAGGGTTTTGCGTTGCAGAGGCTTCAACCTTTTGACAGATCCCAGCGTTATAAGAGGAAGAGGCACATGAGCCCTAATTTCAGGGCTCATTGGTAAAATTAATGTAATTACGAAAACAGTCTTAAACTTATCACAAATAACAAAAATGATCTCTGGGCCAAACCCGGACTCGTTTTGACTTCTGACCTAAAATTCTTCTGCTGTGGCACACTTTGATAAGACACaccaatcttaaaaaaaaattgagggtgCAACTTGGGCCTCACTAAACTACGTCCTATCAGGTGTGGCCGATCAtgcatattgatttttttttttttttttgggtcaaaagaaTCATAAAGGTCAGCGTGGTTTTTATGTCATGACACATAGGAGTGCAAAATGATCGCCTACTCcacatgaaaggtggaaattcGCCACTATTAATGCTTCCAGCTGTGCTCTCATTTGCCCATATTTTAATGTAGAGGCCATGATACCTTTCACAAAACAATCGCCTCATATAGCAATCTTTTGAAGGGCATTTTTTAGATCGTTAAATATAAGTGCCATAATTCTTATgtgttgatttggaataagTATTTATAACAATATTGATAGGGACATCAAGGTATACAgtcgaaggaagaagaagacacaatcttctttgtggttggaggattagaagaaggaagactagaagaaagaagaaggaagactaCTGGTCGACCTCCACCGTGAGAATGAGGAAAGAGACTATCACtagtctctttctctctctctcctatcaccTAGATTTCGTGGGCCCCACTGATGGTTTTGTTATTTTAGTAGTTTATCTCATAATATCTTAGTTATTTAAGTATTTGAATTAAGTAGGAAACTGTTTTATTTCctgtttgccttttttttttttagaatatctCTAAAGCTTATTTCTAGGATTAGCCTGTGTTTTTCCAGTAACTATTTCTCTAATTATGGTAGCCATTACCCTATCTCATTTAAGTAATGAATTTGAATGAAGAATgtgcccccccccctctcttacaattctctctctctcagcctccctctttctttctcgcctttctctcttttctatctCTTGGTCATCTCTTTTCTCGTCTCCCTCCCTCTCCCACTCCTTTATTGTTCATTGTACCTATTCCTATTACTAATATGACTACTGCCGATCTCCCCTTTGATGCTTGAACTGTTGCTACTAATCTCCCTTTGATATTGGACTTCTGCTACACTCTGTTGCTGCTGTTGTTTATCCTTTGTTGCTACCGGCTACCCTCTGCTGCTACTATTATTCTATGTTGCTGTTGTTGTACCATTGCAGCCACTGTTTGCAACAACCGAAGGTCATGCTACGTGGATAGATCATCGCCTGAGCTGCTACTGGTCTCCTTTCAATAAACGGACTGCTACTGGACACCATCTTCAAATCTGGGTTATTTCCTTTATTCTCAAACCTGGGCAACAGTGTCATAACCTAATTTAGCTTGCTACTATGTTTCCTACCCCATGTTTCCCCTTGATACGTGAGTGAGTTCGTatgtttttcttcctagattattattgccttttgttactttgttcattagtctcactttattttgcatgtaatcttgtttgctgagcttcCTTTATCCTATccaacccaagtcccttgagtttatcctacctagttagttaaccttataggaaacctagtcacctaggaatcCCCTACATTATCTTgctatcagagcatggtttggTCTAGGTTTAAGGTAATTAGGTATTgttgtcccttgtttacatgtcttatcttttgaggtctagtctccgtcacaATCTGTCTGTAGTCGAGTCCGAGTTAAGAGAGTGttaccatagattagaggacacccttttcttcaTCAAGTTTgtgggaccaaatagcattggacacTTTTTCCTCCAAAAGCAtatacttgagagggagatttctgacctcaagattgagagggctaactacctgtctcaattggagattctgagtagaccttgagtctttggtggcaactgTACCTTagctgcccatctccttatgtccactagtagtagtggtagagcatacccaAACATGTCTGACCTTTCTGACACCCCCCACCCAACCTGAGCCATTGgttgaattcatgaaagccatcCAAGCTACCCTCCAAGCTAGCTAAGCTATACAGGAAACACAAGCTACCCATCTCCAAACCCTTACTGATAAGTTGGCTGCAATCGAAATaagtgcccaaaaccctaatggacggcaaggccgtaacactactggcactgaacctagggaTAGAGGCTTTAATCCTGAGGAAGTGAAATAGAATAACCacactgatggttatgaccagataggggataacttatAAGGCCTAGGGCGTGGTAGGGGTTagggtaggggtcgaggcccaccgccaagacaccaaacccaatatggagatgatgaggatTATGAGCATCATGATAGGGACTTTGATGTCCGACgaatgattaaggtagatgcccctacctacgatggttaga
This Macadamia integrifolia cultivar HAES 741 chromosome 10, SCU_Mint_v3, whole genome shotgun sequence DNA region includes the following protein-coding sequences:
- the LOC122090665 gene encoding 60S ribosomal protein L15, producing MGAYKYVSELWRKKQSDVMRFLQRVRCWEYRQLPSIVRVTRPTRPDKARRLGFKAKQGYVVYRVRVRRGGRKRPVPKGIVYGKPTNQGITQLKFQRNKRSVAEERAGRKLGGLKVLNSYWINEDSTYKYYEVILVDSAHNAIRNDPRINWICKPVHKHRELRGLTSAGKKYRGLNGKGHLHHKARPSRRATWKRNNTLSLRRYR